One Solirubrobacterales bacterium genomic region harbors:
- a CDS encoding DEAD/DEAH box helicase — translation MTKFKDLGLKAEFADALAKVGYTDPTPIQEQAIPELLKGSDVIGQAQTGTGKTAAFGLPMLQSIIPERREVQALVLTPTRELCIQVAQSLRAYGAVAGIDVLATFGGAPIRQQMDRLKSGPQVVVGTVGRVMDLHSRHSLMFHDARFVVLDEADEMLDLGFLEDVEKILNKCPRGRQTALFSATMPPAIAKLASEQLHDPVTIKVKASTLTIDTVEHFQKSAARNDKIDAIIEVLEAERPTQSIIFCRTKIGVDRLARDLDRRKPNLRVRALHGDMSQGSRDGVMIAFKDNRVPVLVATDIAARGLDVQNVTHVINYDLPNSAEIYTHRIGRTGRAGRGGRAITLVESRDKEDFKAIEKHINVEVPEWTPKGAAEPMRQPQAPAEMESSADVKPEEKVEEKTETKGERKPRERRPRSRMTEEPATEVSPLVQDGSDQEPIVPEAVLEEIIPAEAVGDQPVPEITEPPEPPTADDENEPEAGAGVIPGRSTEEDKPAPFSWGPPAGKTEEAVTEAEAEPEAAEPEEAEPKAEEAPAELRHPRHIKPNQTELDGDFSLLIVNGGTTRGVEPADVIELVTSKSDLTGSDVRRVRVLSRYTLMQVPSDKAASVAGAIDGAQLRGETVAADAVVAENS, via the coding sequence ATGACGAAATTTAAAGACTTAGGACTCAAGGCCGAGTTCGCTGATGCTCTCGCAAAGGTGGGATACACAGACCCCACCCCGATCCAGGAGCAGGCAATTCCGGAGCTTTTGAAAGGCTCCGACGTAATTGGACAGGCCCAGACAGGTACAGGCAAAACCGCCGCATTCGGATTGCCGATGTTGCAGTCGATCATCCCCGAGCGTCGCGAGGTGCAGGCACTTGTGCTCACCCCGACCCGTGAACTTTGCATTCAGGTGGCGCAGTCGCTCCGTGCATACGGTGCGGTGGCCGGCATCGACGTGCTTGCCACGTTCGGTGGCGCGCCGATCCGCCAGCAGATGGATCGGCTGAAGTCCGGCCCGCAGGTGGTCGTTGGAACCGTCGGCCGCGTGATGGACCTTCACTCGCGCCACTCGCTGATGTTCCACGACGCGCGCTTCGTTGTTCTGGATGAGGCCGACGAGATGCTCGACCTCGGATTCCTCGAGGACGTCGAGAAGATTTTGAACAAGTGCCCGCGTGGTCGTCAGACCGCGCTGTTCTCCGCAACGATGCCGCCGGCGATCGCCAAGCTTGCCTCAGAGCAGCTGCACGATCCCGTGACGATCAAGGTCAAGGCATCCACGCTCACGATCGACACGGTCGAGCACTTCCAGAAGTCGGCCGCTCGCAACGACAAGATCGACGCGATCATCGAGGTGCTCGAAGCCGAGCGCCCGACGCAGTCGATCATCTTCTGCCGCACCAAGATCGGCGTTGACCGCCTGGCCCGCGACCTCGACCGCCGCAAGCCGAACCTGCGCGTACGAGCGCTGCACGGCGACATGTCGCAGGGTTCCCGCGACGGCGTGATGATCGCGTTCAAGGACAACCGCGTGCCGGTGCTCGTCGCAACCGACATCGCCGCGCGTGGTCTTGACGTTCAGAACGTCACCCACGTGATCAACTACGACTTGCCAAACAGTGCCGAGATCTACACGCACCGCATCGGCCGCACCGGTCGCGCCGGTCGTGGAGGCCGCGCCATCACATTGGTCGAGTCGCGTGACAAGGAAGACTTCAAGGCGATCGAGAAGCACATCAATGTAGAAGTGCCTGAGTGGACGCCGAAGGGCGCCGCCGAGCCGATGAGGCAGCCGCAGGCGCCTGCCGAGATGGAGTCGAGCGCAGACGTGAAGCCCGAGGAGAAGGTCGAAGAAAAGACTGAGACCAAGGGCGAGCGCAAGCCGCGCGAGCGCCGACCGCGGTCGCGTATGACCGAAGAACCTGCGACCGAGGTGTCGCCGCTCGTCCAGGACGGCTCTGATCAGGAGCCGATCGTTCCCGAAGCCGTGCTCGAAGAGATCATCCCCGCCGAAGCAGTCGGCGATCAGCCAGTTCCGGAGATCACGGAGCCGCCCGAGCCGCCGACGGCTGACGACGAGAATGAGCCTGAAGCCGGCGCCGGAGTGATCCCGGGCCGCTCGACCGAGGAGGACAAGCCCGCGCCGTTCTCATGGGGCCCGCCGGCCGGCAAGACCGAAGAGGCCGTGACTGAAGCTGAAGCCGAGCCGGAAGCAGCGGAGCCTGAAGAGGCCGAGCCCAAGGCCGAAGAGGCCCCCGCCGAGCTTCGCCACCCACGTCACATAAAGCCCAACCAGACCGAGCTCGATGGCGACTTCAGTCTGCTGATCGTCAACGGCGGAACGACGCGGGGGGTCGAGCCGGCCGACGTGATCGAACTGGTCACGAGCAAGAGCGACTTGACTGGCAGCGATGTGCGTCGCGTGCGCGTGCTCAGCCGTTACACGCTGATGCAGGTGCCGAGCGACAAGGCGGCGAGTGTTGCCGGCGCGATCGATGGCGCGCAGTTGCGCGGCGAGACTGTCGCGGCCGACGCCGTCGTGGCGGAAAACTCCTAG
- a CDS encoding sugar kinase — translation MSLAVVGSIAFDAVKTPFGERERMLGGSAVHFSLASSFFTDVYLYGPVGDDFSDEEYAILENRGVNTDGIERIPGGKTFFWKGHYEFDLNTAHTDDTQLNVFETFEPKLNDAAKEADVLFLANIEPGLQRAVREQCPDARFVALDSMNLWIDIAKDSLIETIKGVDGVFMNDAELRALTGQSNMIKAAREVLSWGPRIVVAKQGEYGAALITEDSFFSIPAYPLEDVIDPTGAGDSFAGGFLGYVSQHLAEGGDLDEDAFRRAMTYGSTMASFNVENFGTERVRALSADEIVDRFQGFISITRFEEVAATLR, via the coding sequence ATGAGCCTCGCAGTAGTTGGATCCATCGCATTTGACGCAGTCAAGACCCCGTTCGGAGAGCGCGAACGCATGCTCGGCGGTTCCGCCGTGCATTTTTCGCTCGCTTCGAGCTTCTTCACTGACGTTTATCTCTACGGCCCGGTCGGCGACGACTTCAGCGACGAGGAGTACGCGATCCTCGAGAATCGCGGCGTCAACACCGACGGAATCGAGAGAATTCCGGGCGGCAAGACCTTCTTCTGGAAGGGCCACTACGAGTTCGACCTCAACACGGCCCACACCGACGACACCCAGCTGAACGTCTTCGAGACCTTCGAGCCCAAGCTCAACGACGCAGCCAAGGAAGCCGACGTTCTCTTTCTGGCCAACATCGAGCCCGGCCTGCAGCGCGCAGTTCGCGAGCAGTGCCCCGACGCGCGCTTCGTGGCGCTCGACAGCATGAACCTCTGGATCGACATCGCCAAGGACTCATTGATCGAGACGATCAAGGGCGTCGACGGCGTGTTCATGAACGACGCCGAGCTCCGCGCCCTCACCGGCCAGAGCAACATGATCAAGGCCGCACGCGAAGTGCTCTCCTGGGGCCCGCGCATCGTGGTCGCCAAGCAGGGCGAGTACGGCGCTGCGCTGATCACTGAAGACAGCTTCTTCTCGATCCCCGCCTACCCGCTCGAAGACGTGATCGACCCGACGGGTGCAGGTGACTCGTTCGCCGGCGGCTTCCTCGGATACGTCTCTCAGCACCTCGCAGAGGGCGGAGACCTCGACGAAGACGCCTTTCGTCGCGCGATGACCTACGGCTCGACGATGGCCAGCTTCAATGTCGAGAACTTCGGAACCGAGCGCGTTCGCGCGCTCAGCGCCGACGAGATTGTCGACCGCTTCCAGGGCTTCATTTCGATCACGCGTTTCGAAGAAGTCGCCGCAACGCTCCGGTAG
- a CDS encoding TetR/AcrR family transcriptional regulator translates to MQSPSTEIAPRPPSDGRAAAIDRILGVAGDEAVRVGPERIRMGEIASRAHVSRASLYRYFASKDELIRAWTTRELETIFAKADEAASRAGSFDDRLAIGFANALVSLREHPVFRAVVASNNTQIVRSTLESGEAIDHARELMMERFNEAVHAGRLSVGQFDAAMSGELIARLAVSLTVAPETVGRLDSEEDVREFAKQYIAPLAHGADQAVAR, encoded by the coding sequence ATGCAAAGCCCAAGTACAGAAATCGCCCCGCGCCCGCCGTCTGACGGCAGGGCTGCCGCAATCGACCGAATCCTTGGAGTTGCCGGTGACGAAGCCGTCAGAGTAGGTCCAGAGCGCATAAGAATGGGGGAAATCGCCTCCCGCGCGCACGTGTCGAGGGCGAGTCTCTACCGCTACTTCGCGAGCAAGGACGAGTTGATCCGCGCGTGGACGACCCGCGAACTCGAAACAATTTTCGCCAAGGCCGATGAAGCGGCTTCGCGGGCCGGATCTTTCGACGATCGACTGGCAATCGGATTTGCGAATGCTCTTGTGTCGCTTCGCGAGCACCCGGTGTTTCGCGCGGTCGTCGCGAGCAACAACACGCAGATCGTGCGATCCACGCTTGAATCGGGAGAGGCGATCGACCACGCACGTGAGTTGATGATGGAACGGTTCAATGAGGCCGTCCACGCGGGACGGCTGTCGGTGGGCCAGTTCGACGCTGCGATGTCCGGTGAGCTGATCGCGCGACTTGCGGTCTCGCTGACGGTTGCGCCGGAGACGGTAGGCAGGCTCGACTCAGAGGAAGACGTTCGCGAATTTGCAAAGCAGTACATCGCGCCGCTCGCGCACGGCGCAGATCAAGCAGTCGCGCGCTAG
- a CDS encoding citrate synthase, producing the protein MSDDQVQVVEPPASEDGDSNAVTVTDGRTGKSEQLAVTDGTVRASELRQFKTDEEDFGLMTYDPAYTNTASCRSAITYIDGDKGILQHRGYSIEQLCEHASYLEVAYLLIHGDLPNEKQLEDWRYEITMHTFVHENLKVFVQGFRYDAHPMGMLLATVGALSTFYPDAKNIGDPEERRMAGIRMIAKMPTLAGFAYRHSQGMPYVYPDNDLDYAGNFLQMMFKMTELKYEPDPRLSAALDTLFILHADHEQNCSTAAVRAVGSSQVDPYSAVAAGVAALYGPLHGGANEAVLRMLARIKSTDNIPDYLESVKAGNERLMGFGHRVYKNFDPRAQIIKKHVGEVLEVTGTDNPLLEIAVELEKRALEDDYFTSRKLYPNVDFYSGLIYEALQIPRSMFTVMFAIPRTSGWIAQWLEMLDDPETKIARPRQIYTGHRDRDFLEGRKAVGR; encoded by the coding sequence ATGTCGGATGATCAGGTTCAAGTAGTGGAACCGCCCGCCTCCGAAGACGGCGATTCAAACGCCGTGACCGTCACGGATGGACGGACAGGTAAGTCAGAACAACTAGCGGTGACGGATGGCACTGTGCGTGCGTCCGAGCTGCGTCAGTTCAAGACCGACGAAGAAGATTTCGGTTTGATGACGTACGACCCGGCATACACGAACACCGCGTCGTGCCGATCGGCGATCACTTACATCGACGGTGACAAAGGGATCCTCCAGCACCGCGGCTACTCGATCGAGCAGCTCTGCGAGCACGCGAGCTACCTCGAGGTTGCGTACCTGTTGATCCACGGCGACCTGCCCAACGAGAAGCAGCTCGAAGACTGGCGTTACGAGATCACGATGCACACTTTCGTGCACGAGAACCTCAAGGTCTTTGTTCAGGGCTTCCGTTACGACGCGCATCCGATGGGGATGCTGCTTGCAACGGTCGGCGCCCTCTCGACCTTCTACCCGGACGCCAAGAACATCGGTGACCCGGAAGAGCGCCGCATGGCCGGGATCCGCATGATCGCCAAGATGCCGACGCTGGCCGGGTTCGCCTACCGACACAGCCAGGGGATGCCGTACGTCTACCCGGACAACGACCTCGACTACGCCGGCAACTTCCTGCAGATGATGTTCAAGATGACCGAGCTGAAATACGAGCCCGATCCTCGCCTTTCGGCCGCGCTCGACACGCTGTTCATTCTGCACGCCGACCACGAGCAGAACTGCTCGACGGCCGCAGTCCGCGCAGTTGGATCAAGCCAGGTTGACCCGTACTCGGCCGTCGCTGCCGGAGTGGCTGCTTTGTATGGCCCGCTCCACGGCGGCGCCAACGAGGCCGTGCTGCGGATGCTCGCGCGCATCAAGTCAACGGACAACATTCCTGACTACCTCGAGAGCGTCAAGGCAGGCAACGAGCGCCTGATGGGCTTCGGACACCGCGTCTATAAGAACTTCGACCCGCGTGCACAGATCATCAAGAAGCACGTCGGAGAGGTGCTTGAGGTGACCGGTACTGACAACCCGCTGCTCGAGATCGCCGTCGAGCTCGAGAAGCGCGCGCTGGAAGACGACTACTTCACCTCGCGCAAGCTCTATCCGAACGTCGACTTTTACAGCGGCTTGATTTACGAGGCGCTGCAGATCCCGCGTTCGATGTTCACGGTGATGTTCGCGATACCGCGTACGTCCGGTTGGATCGCGCAGTGGCTCGAGATGCTCGACGACCCCGAGACCAAAATCGCGCGCCCGCGCCAGATCTATACCGGGCACCGCGACCGCGATTTCCTTGAAGGACGCAAGGCCGTAGGCCGCTGA
- the metF gene encoding methylenetetrahydrofolate reductase [NAD(P)H]: MARIDQIIEQAGDEPVFSFEFFPPKTDDGMTNLFDAVSELRELEPSFVSVTYGAGGSTRDRTIAIIGRIKNELGIETMAHFTCVGSTVEELTDTLNAIVETGVENIIALRGDPPQGETAFTRTEGGLGNADELTKLIVDNYDVCVAGACYPEVHPEAMSAETDLGFARQKVENGASFLVTQLFFDNDAYFDYVDRARAAGIDVPIVPGIMPIGGYEQIKRFTSMCGATIPERLMKELDARKDDPEAIQDLGVAYATLQCADLLSRGVPGIHFYTLNKSPATRAILSSLRAARPWDRALTPST, encoded by the coding sequence ATGGCTCGGATCGATCAGATCATCGAACAGGCCGGCGATGAGCCGGTTTTCTCTTTTGAGTTCTTTCCGCCCAAGACCGACGACGGCATGACCAACCTCTTCGACGCGGTTTCAGAGCTACGCGAGCTTGAACCGTCGTTCGTCTCGGTGACCTACGGCGCTGGCGGATCAACCCGTGATCGCACGATCGCGATCATCGGCCGGATCAAGAACGAGCTCGGCATCGAGACGATGGCGCACTTCACTTGCGTCGGATCGACCGTCGAGGAGTTAACGGACACTCTGAACGCGATCGTCGAGACCGGCGTCGAGAACATCATCGCGCTGCGCGGCGACCCGCCCCAGGGCGAGACCGCCTTCACGCGCACCGAGGGCGGCCTCGGAAACGCCGACGAGCTGACGAAGCTGATCGTCGACAACTACGACGTTTGCGTCGCTGGCGCTTGTTATCCCGAGGTGCACCCAGAGGCAATGTCGGCCGAGACGGATCTTGGATTCGCCAGGCAGAAGGTCGAGAACGGCGCGAGCTTCCTGGTCACGCAGCTGTTCTTTGACAACGACGCCTACTTTGATTACGTCGACCGCGCTCGCGCTGCCGGCATCGACGTGCCGATCGTGCCAGGCATCATGCCGATCGGTGGCTACGAGCAGATCAAGCGGTTCACCAGCATGTGTGGCGCGACGATCCCAGAGCGTCTGATGAAGGAGCTCGACGCGCGTAAAGACGATCCAGAAGCGATTCAGGATCTTGGTGTTGCCTACGCGACGCTGCAGTGCGCGGATCTGCTCAGTCGCGGCGTGCCGGGGATTCACTTTTACACGCTCAACAAGTCGCCGGCCACGCGGGCGATTTTGAGTTCTTTGCGCGCCGCGCGTCCTTGGGACCGCGCGCTTACACCTTCCACTTGA